Proteins from a genomic interval of Paenibacillus sp. FSL H8-0048:
- a CDS encoding response regulator transcription factor, protein MNKILVIDDEAALRDLIELVLRRENYEVRTAENGSEGLTALDAFQPDLVVLDLMLPDCSGYDLCKEITKRQAVPVIMLSAKNEIIDKVLGLELGAEDYMTKPFDNRELLARIKVVLRRAQNSGLPADGEDTRITHEELTFDLETRVVQKSGVPVALTAKEFRILETLLKRPDKIYTRDELLELVWGYDFMGDTRSVDMTIMRLRKKLEDDAENPKYIRTVYGFGYQLGGGSA, encoded by the coding sequence ATGAACAAAATTCTCGTAATCGATGACGAAGCGGCCCTTAGAGATCTGATCGAGCTTGTGCTCCGCAGAGAGAATTATGAGGTGCGGACGGCAGAGAACGGAAGTGAGGGGCTTACGGCCCTGGATGCTTTTCAGCCGGATCTGGTGGTGCTGGATCTGATGCTGCCCGATTGCTCCGGCTATGACCTGTGTAAGGAGATCACCAAACGGCAGGCGGTTCCCGTCATTATGCTGTCGGCCAAGAATGAGATTATAGATAAGGTGCTGGGGCTTGAGCTGGGGGCCGAGGATTACATGACCAAGCCGTTCGATAACCGGGAGCTGCTGGCACGGATTAAGGTGGTGCTCCGGAGAGCCCAGAACAGCGGTCTGCCCGCAGATGGTGAAGATACCCGGATCACTCATGAGGAGCTGACCTTCGATCTGGAGACCCGGGTGGTGCAGAAGAGCGGCGTTCCGGTGGCTCTGACGGCCAAGGAATTCCGGATTCTGGAGACGCTGCTGAAACGCCCGGACAAAATCTATACCCGGGATGAGCTGCTGGAGCTCGTCTGGGGCTATGATTTCATGGGGGACACCCGCAGCGTGGATATGACCATTATGCGTCTGCGGAAGAAGCTGGAGGATGACGCGGAGAATCCGAAATACATCCGTACCGTATATGGATTCGGGTATCAGCTGGGAGGTGGCTCCGCCTGA
- a CDS encoding GlsB/YeaQ/YmgE family stress response membrane protein: MYLLWVIIVGGLIGWLSGNLIGRDVPGGVLGNVIAGFIGSWLGSELLGPRGPVVGGFHIVPAIIGSIVALLIFFALARGGAFRRR; this comes from the coding sequence ATGTATCTGCTCTGGGTAATCATCGTAGGGGGACTAATCGGCTGGCTAAGCGGCAATCTGATCGGACGTGATGTTCCGGGAGGCGTACTCGGCAATGTAATCGCCGGGTTCATCGGCTCCTGGCTGGGTTCCGAGCTGCTTGGTCCAAGGGGCCCTGTAGTAGGTGGCTTCCACATTGTTCCGGCCATTATCGGCTCCATCGTTGCGCTATTGATCTTCTTTGCCCTGGCCCGCGGCGGCGCCTTCCGTCGCCGTTAA
- a CDS encoding sensor histidine kinase has product MYLLFSVLSFAVIILSVNKAIDYFSFVTIEKQMMEKADLGEMSFREVLSRHEQEVDAGQMEAVARSALETLKASVKEVRIYDSSQKLLGLAVDGIVINNKTPVIFAGNIQNALKGNYAYTVSEDHLLYFAVPIQDKYYQNSYVYEFVEDVSYFYTMMDQIRYILFAGAGGFIILITLSSLFIARNTTKPIKYLLGATESFSNQQFREVRLNRKDELGMLAAGLNRMGIQLSDYIQYQKQFVSNVSHELKTPLAAIKGFSQYLYEGEDENEELQRIYFHLVNESDRLTRLVNELLMLSRFDKAGQDGIDAEKTDLAQLAEGVAAGLRAKADSKGIELTIRQGPPVFVYVNRVLMSHAIANVLDNAIKYSGPRTRVSIEASVRGQEAVVQISDQGIGISADELTRVQERFYRARNASAAGGTGLGLSICKEIAEKFGGHLSIESQLGTGTTVSIHLPLL; this is encoded by the coding sequence ATGTATTTGCTGTTCTCGGTGCTGTCCTTTGCCGTTATCATTCTTTCGGTGAATAAGGCAATTGACTATTTCAGCTTCGTAACGATTGAGAAGCAAATGATGGAGAAGGCGGATCTGGGCGAGATGTCCTTCAGGGAGGTACTCTCCAGGCACGAACAAGAGGTGGATGCCGGGCAGATGGAGGCAGTGGCGAGAAGCGCGCTGGAGACGTTAAAAGCCTCCGTCAAGGAGGTGCGCATCTATGACAGCAGCCAGAAGCTGCTGGGACTCGCTGTTGACGGGATTGTGATTAATAACAAGACCCCCGTTATTTTTGCCGGGAATATCCAGAACGCCCTTAAGGGCAATTATGCCTATACGGTCTCCGAGGATCACCTGCTGTACTTCGCGGTTCCGATTCAAGACAAATATTATCAGAACAGCTATGTGTACGAGTTCGTGGAGGATGTCTCTTATTTCTATACAATGATGGACCAGATCCGCTATATCCTGTTCGCCGGTGCAGGAGGGTTCATTATTCTGATTACGCTCTCCAGCCTGTTCATCGCCCGCAATACGACGAAGCCGATCAAATATCTGCTTGGCGCGACAGAGAGCTTCTCCAACCAGCAGTTCCGGGAGGTGCGCCTGAACAGGAAGGATGAGCTGGGCATGCTGGCTGCGGGCCTGAACCGGATGGGCATTCAGCTCAGTGACTATATCCAGTATCAGAAGCAGTTTGTCTCGAACGTATCCCATGAGCTGAAGACGCCGCTCGCTGCGATCAAGGGGTTCTCACAATATTTGTACGAAGGTGAGGACGAGAATGAGGAGCTGCAGCGGATCTACTTCCATCTGGTGAATGAATCGGACCGCCTGACCCGGCTGGTCAATGAGCTGCTCATGCTGTCGCGCTTCGATAAGGCAGGGCAGGATGGTATCGATGCCGAGAAGACAGACCTGGCACAGCTGGCCGAAGGGGTAGCCGCCGGATTGAGGGCCAAGGCGGACAGTAAGGGGATAGAGCTTACGATCCGGCAGGGACCGCCCGTCTTCGTCTATGTCAACCGGGTATTGATGTCCCATGCCATCGCTAATGTGCTGGACAATGCCATTAAATACTCCGGTCCCCGTACCCGGGTAAGCATTGAAGCTTCGGTCCGGGGGCAGGAAGCTGTCGTGCAGATCAGCGATCAGGGCATCGGAATCAGCGCAGATGAACTTACCCGCGTCCAGGAACGCTTCTACCGGGCACGGAATGCCAGCGCGGCAGGCGGAACAGGGCTGGGGTTATCCATCTGTAAGGAGATCGCCGAGAAGTTCGGCGGGCACCTCAGCATAGAGAGCCAGCTCGGAACTGGAACCACCGTCTCCATCCATCTTCCGCTCCTGTGA
- a CDS encoding lantibiotic immunity ABC transporter MutE/EpiE family permease subunit: MLNIVRAEHLKWRRTFIPKLVWLAPSIALLLCVALMGGIDVQNGSYNWWYTLFLPGALSLVCSLALQKDAKLKYRGLLALPFTPGTLWTSKILACTGWLLTTLAVFLIGITAGGLLFGQTIPLMSSLAGSALIFLTFLWQIPLCLFLAARFGLFAAVLLNMAGTIVGVVQFDRGGLWDYIPYTITARLMCPVLSILPNGLPVPADSPLRSTDMILPGTLVSLGWFAILFLLTTVWFRRQEAK; the protein is encoded by the coding sequence ATGCTTAATATCGTTAGGGCGGAACACCTGAAATGGCGGCGTACCTTCATTCCCAAGCTGGTCTGGCTTGCCCCGTCAATTGCGCTTCTGCTCTGTGTGGCGCTTATGGGTGGAATCGATGTCCAGAACGGCTCCTACAACTGGTGGTACACCCTGTTCCTTCCCGGAGCGCTGAGCCTGGTCTGTTCGCTGGCGCTGCAGAAGGATGCGAAGCTGAAATACCGCGGACTGCTGGCCTTACCCTTTACACCGGGTACGCTCTGGACCAGCAAAATCCTTGCCTGCACCGGTTGGCTGCTCACTACTCTAGCTGTATTCCTGATCGGCATTACCGCCGGGGGCCTGCTGTTCGGGCAGACGATTCCACTGATGAGCAGCCTGGCAGGCAGCGCCCTGATCTTCCTTACCTTCCTGTGGCAGATTCCGTTGTGCCTGTTCCTGGCGGCCCGCTTCGGGTTATTCGCAGCGGTCCTGCTGAATATGGCCGGTACTATTGTGGGTGTAGTTCAATTCGACAGGGGCGGCTTATGGGATTACATTCCTTATACGATTACCGCCAGGCTCATGTGTCCGGTGCTGTCCATCCTGCCGAACGGCCTGCCGGTCCCTGCGGACAGCCCGCTGCGCAGCACGGATATGATTCTTCCGGGTACCCTGGTCTCTCTCGGCTGGTTCGCCATTCTGTTCCTGCTGACCACCGTATGGTTCCGTAGACAGGAGGCGAAGTAG
- a CDS encoding lantibiotic protection ABC transporter ATP-binding protein — MQDHILEIQDLCKSFKRQTAVNNVSLTVARNSVYGLLGPNGAGKSTLLKMITGMLHPDSGTIRFQGHEWTRQDLTRIGVLIEAPPLYENLTARENLKVRTLALGLPQSRIDEVLAVVDLTATGKKRAGQFSMGMKQRLGIAIALLNQPELLILDEPTNGLDPIGIQELRELIRSFPEQGITVILSSHLLSEVEQTADHIGIIAGGVLGYQGAVSPDQDLEALFMQVAAAHRREGAAHA; from the coding sequence ATGCAGGATCATATTCTGGAAATACAGGATCTATGTAAAAGCTTCAAGCGCCAGACAGCCGTCAACAACGTATCGTTAACTGTTGCACGCAATTCCGTCTACGGGCTGCTTGGTCCGAACGGTGCAGGCAAATCGACCCTGCTCAAAATGATTACCGGGATGCTGCATCCCGATTCAGGCACGATCCGCTTCCAGGGGCATGAATGGACCCGGCAGGACTTAACCCGGATAGGCGTATTGATTGAAGCACCGCCGCTGTATGAGAATCTGACCGCCAGAGAGAACCTGAAGGTGCGCACACTGGCGCTCGGACTGCCGCAGTCGCGCATTGATGAGGTGCTTGCCGTTGTCGATCTGACCGCAACCGGCAAGAAGCGGGCCGGACAATTCTCCATGGGCATGAAGCAGCGGCTCGGCATCGCTATTGCCCTCTTGAACCAGCCGGAGCTGCTGATTCTGGACGAGCCGACGAACGGGCTGGACCCGATCGGGATTCAGGAGCTGCGGGAGCTGATCCGCTCCTTCCCGGAGCAGGGAATCACCGTCATCCTGTCGAGCCACCTGCTCTCCGAGGTGGAGCAGACCGCCGACCATATCGGCATTATCGCAGGCGGCGTGCTGGGCTATCAGGGAGCGGTCTCCCCGGATCAGGATCTGGAGGCGCTGTTCATGCAGGTCGCCGCAGCCCACCGGAGGGAGGGTGCAGCCCATGCTTAA
- a CDS encoding DUF6097 family protein, producing the protein MNAGRAIVRTMEFSHELDVLHNYITQSKMPVRKSDSFDKQVMLLEEAQGESAFQSTYKKMKKVNILSGLFALPVLLVVAIAAIYGRYINRGYDVFGYFVDHPVLYIVPAALIVVTLVLALYHSALRRKLYGRIYPELKRKLEIDAA; encoded by the coding sequence ATGAACGCAGGAAGAGCAATAGTAAGAACAATGGAATTCAGCCACGAACTCGATGTGCTGCACAACTACATTACACAATCCAAGATGCCGGTGCGCAAAAGCGACTCCTTCGATAAGCAGGTCATGCTGCTCGAAGAAGCCCAGGGTGAAAGCGCGTTCCAATCCACCTACAAAAAGATGAAGAAGGTCAACATCCTGTCCGGTCTGTTCGCCCTGCCGGTGCTGCTGGTGGTTGCCATCGCTGCAATCTACGGCAGGTATATTAACCGGGGTTATGATGTGTTCGGCTATTTCGTGGATCATCCGGTGCTGTATATCGTACCCGCCGCGCTGATCGTAGTGACACTGGTGCTGGCCTTGTACCATTCGGCACTTCGGCGGAAGCTGTATGGCCGGATCTACCCGGAGCTGAAAAGAAAGCTGGAAATAGACGCCGCCTAA
- the pnuC gene encoding nicotinamide riboside transporter PnuC, which produces MKKALGNWSGFELAWLVIFTLIAVVFTVISKDSLFGFTVFITGVLCVVLTAKGKLASYGFGMYNTFGYAYLAYINGLFGEVMLNLLFFVPMNIVGFYMWKRNMQGGKLSMRQMESRGILLTIAVCVAGALLLGFGLSFIPAQNSPYIDALTTVLSVVATILMVRRFKEQWLVYIVLNMFTVLLWVIRTLEGSGEGLLMIVMWSAYLINAVYGYYNWNKGAKEALS; this is translated from the coding sequence ATGAAGAAGGCACTCGGCAACTGGAGCGGGTTTGAACTCGCCTGGCTGGTGATATTTACGCTGATTGCGGTTGTTTTTACGGTGATCTCCAAGGATTCGCTCTTCGGGTTCACGGTCTTCATCACCGGGGTACTATGTGTAGTGCTGACGGCGAAGGGGAAGCTGGCAAGCTATGGATTCGGGATGTATAATACTTTTGGTTATGCTTATCTGGCCTATATCAACGGATTATTTGGCGAGGTTATGCTGAATCTGCTATTCTTTGTGCCCATGAATATTGTAGGCTTTTATATGTGGAAAAGAAACATGCAGGGCGGCAAGCTGTCCATGCGCCAAATGGAGTCGAGGGGCATTCTGCTCACCATTGCAGTCTGTGTGGCGGGGGCACTGCTGCTGGGCTTTGGCTTATCGTTCATTCCCGCGCAGAATTCACCTTATATCGATGCCCTGACTACCGTGTTATCGGTGGTGGCAACGATCCTGATGGTACGGCGTTTCAAGGAGCAGTGGCTGGTCTATATTGTGCTGAATATGTTCACCGTGCTGCTCTGGGTGATCCGGACGCTGGAAGGCAGCGGGGAGGGTCTGCTGATGATTGTCATGTGGAGCGCCTATCTGATTAATGCAGTCTACGGCTACTACAACTGGAATAAAGGGGCTAAGGAGGCGCTGTCATGA
- a CDS encoding NUDIX hydrolase encodes MELRDGNGLTEREFLDQYRAGDYERPSVAADMVIFTVTDTAADQESEAGAKELRLLLIRRGGHPCLGKWALPGGFAQPDETTDQAAARELEEETGVTGVYLEQLRTFSDPGRDPRTWVISSSYMALVDSRHIQLEAGDDAEAAAWFKVSYQLRQEHKELLEPGCIRTRTYELRLEAAGQALTAVIEQTVTATPAARSVQYAVLSNDGLAFDHAKIIAYAIERLRQETERTGIALLLMPEQFTLAELQQVYEVIVGQELPKAVFLDKMAARITATSLYTEHTEHTPSRRLYQRNWGEA; translated from the coding sequence GTGGAATTGAGAGATGGTAACGGACTTACAGAGCGTGAATTCCTGGATCAGTACCGGGCCGGCGACTATGAGCGGCCTTCCGTGGCGGCGGATATGGTGATCTTCACCGTTACAGATACAGCGGCGGACCAGGAATCTGAGGCTGGGGCGAAGGAGCTGCGCCTCCTGCTGATCCGCAGAGGCGGGCACCCTTGCCTGGGCAAGTGGGCGCTGCCGGGCGGCTTCGCCCAGCCGGACGAGACCACGGATCAGGCGGCCGCACGCGAACTGGAGGAGGAGACCGGCGTCACCGGTGTATATCTGGAGCAGCTTCGCACCTTCTCTGACCCCGGGCGCGATCCCCGTACGTGGGTGATCAGCAGCAGCTATATGGCGCTAGTCGACAGCCGCCATATCCAGTTAGAGGCCGGAGATGATGCCGAGGCTGCGGCCTGGTTCAAAGTAAGCTACCAGCTCCGGCAGGAGCATAAAGAGCTGCTGGAGCCGGGCTGCATCCGCACCCGTACCTATGAGCTTCGGCTGGAAGCCGCAGGCCAAGCGCTAACCGCGGTGATCGAACAGACGGTGACGGCTACTCCGGCGGCCAGATCGGTGCAATATGCCGTCTTGTCCAATGACGGACTCGCTTTTGATCACGCCAAGATCATTGCCTATGCCATTGAACGGCTGCGCCAGGAGACGGAAAGAACAGGAATCGCGCTGCTCTTAATGCCTGAGCAATTCACCCTGGCGGAGCTGCAGCAGGTCTACGAGGTGATTGTCGGCCAGGAGCTGCCGAAGGCGGTCTTCCTGGATAAGATGGCTGCGCGTATAACTGCGACCAGCCTGTACACAGAGCATACGGAACACACCCCCTCCCGCCGCTTATATCAGCGGAACTGGGGCGAAGCTTAA
- a CDS encoding response regulator transcription factor yields MAKILVVDDEPAILSLIANALSTDRHLVTTFSDSTLVRGTDLGAYDLILLDVMMPGVDGFTLCREIRTAVDCPILFLTAKTLESDLMFGLGLGADDYIMKPFGIGALRARINAHLRRESREKRNILYMDPVRFNLSGKELYAREDKVPLTKSEYEICEFLARHRGQVFSKENIYEGVFGYDGESDSSAITEHIKNIRGKLGRYGLEAIETIWGIGYKWKL; encoded by the coding sequence ATGGCCAAAATACTTGTGGTAGACGACGAACCCGCCATCCTGTCCCTGATAGCCAACGCGCTCAGTACCGACCGCCATCTGGTAACCACCTTCTCGGATTCCACGCTGGTGCGCGGGACTGACCTCGGTGCATATGACCTGATTCTGCTGGATGTGATGATGCCCGGCGTGGATGGCTTTACCCTGTGCCGGGAGATCCGCACGGCGGTGGATTGTCCCATTCTTTTCTTGACGGCGAAGACGCTGGAAAGTGACCTGATGTTCGGACTGGGGCTGGGGGCGGATGACTATATTATGAAGCCTTTCGGCATAGGTGCGCTGCGGGCGCGGATCAACGCTCATCTGCGGCGGGAGAGCCGGGAGAAGCGCAACATTCTGTACATGGACCCTGTGCGCTTCAACCTCTCCGGTAAAGAGCTGTACGCCCGGGAGGACAAGGTGCCGCTGACCAAAAGTGAATATGAAATCTGCGAGTTTCTGGCCCGCCACCGCGGTCAGGTCTTCTCCAAGGAGAATATCTATGAAGGGGTCTTCGGATACGACGGGGAGAGTGACAGCAGTGCCATTACGGAGCATATCAAGAACATCCGCGGCAAGCTGGGCCGGTACGGGCTTGAAGCCATTGAAACCATCTGGGGGATCGGATATAAATGGAAGCTGTAA
- a CDS encoding HAMP domain-containing sensor histidine kinase: MEAVKQRKTVRLRTFFLHYLLLLSLGTVLLLGVLLGAFTLAFARGALLPANYDEKEIAQFKQQLAASGTNAAPRVPDRLEYTVFTLEGKPLAGNLNAKEAKQAWKIVREGNNRSAYYYTTAEHGQELWIFRYVLTPQYASPLLRSALPNPQLLGPLLFVLGFLLMAALLAARFGRKLSERMAGLQEATENIRRENLEFTVQPSGIQEIDEVLGSLDRMKDALQTSLENQWELERSRREQISALAHDIKTPLTIIRGNAELLQEIVETEPQREYSGYIRRSAEDIEAFVQEVIDLSSLQAGSSRQLARVPAAEIVAELELQMKALAAGRDLKTSVRQEKLPEFLYIHKELLLRGIMNLIFNAAEYTPPGGSIALLVQGEAAAVQFTVTDTGSGFSAADLREATNQFYRGDPSRSSGDHHGMGLYIARSVAEQHGGTLSLSNAAPGGGGKVTMRIALPGQQRSPGME; this comes from the coding sequence ATGGAAGCTGTAAAACAACGCAAAACCGTGCGGCTGCGCACTTTTTTCCTGCACTACCTGCTGCTGTTGAGTCTCGGTACCGTTCTGCTGCTGGGCGTATTGCTTGGCGCATTCACACTGGCGTTCGCCCGGGGAGCGCTGCTGCCTGCCAACTATGACGAGAAGGAGATCGCCCAGTTCAAGCAACAGCTGGCTGCTAGTGGAACAAATGCGGCTCCCCGGGTCCCAGACCGGCTGGAGTACACCGTATTCACCTTAGAAGGGAAGCCGCTGGCCGGCAATCTGAATGCTAAAGAGGCGAAGCAAGCCTGGAAAATTGTCCGGGAGGGGAACAACAGAAGCGCCTACTATTACACCACCGCCGAGCATGGACAGGAGCTGTGGATCTTCCGCTATGTTCTGACACCGCAGTATGCTTCTCCCCTGCTGCGCAGCGCGCTGCCGAATCCCCAGCTCCTGGGGCCCTTGCTCTTCGTGCTCGGGTTCCTGCTGATGGCCGCCCTGCTCGCGGCCCGGTTCGGCCGGAAGCTCTCGGAGCGGATGGCCGGACTGCAGGAAGCGACCGAGAACATCCGGCGCGAGAATCTGGAGTTCACCGTCCAGCCCAGCGGCATCCAGGAGATTGACGAGGTCCTAGGCTCACTGGACCGGATGAAGGATGCCCTGCAGACTTCACTGGAGAATCAGTGGGAGCTGGAACGCTCCCGCAGGGAGCAGATCTCCGCGCTGGCCCACGATATTAAGACGCCGCTGACCATTATCCGGGGCAATGCCGAGCTGCTGCAGGAGATTGTAGAGACGGAGCCGCAGCGTGAATACAGCGGCTATATCCGCCGCAGCGCCGAAGACATCGAAGCCTTCGTGCAGGAGGTCATTGACTTGTCCAGCCTGCAGGCGGGCTCATCCCGCCAGCTGGCGCGGGTCCCGGCGGCAGAGATCGTGGCTGAGCTGGAGCTGCAGATGAAGGCCCTGGCTGCGGGCAGGGATCTCAAGACCTCTGTCCGGCAGGAGAAGCTGCCGGAATTCCTGTACATCCACAAGGAGCTGCTGCTGCGGGGAATCATGAACCTGATATTCAATGCGGCCGAGTACACCCCGCCCGGGGGAAGTATCGCTCTGCTTGTCCAGGGCGAGGCGGCGGCGGTTCAGTTCACGGTTACCGATACCGGCAGCGGCTTCTCGGCGGCCGACCTCCGGGAGGCGACTAACCAGTTCTACCGGGGCGATCCCAGCCGCAGCTCCGGAGATCATCACGGAATGGGGCTCTACATTGCGCGCTCTGTGGCTGAACAGCACGGAGGCACCCTGAGCCTCAGCAACGCCGCCCCCGGAGGGGGCGGGAAGGTCACGATGCGCATTGCATTGCCCGGGCAGCAGCGCAGTCCGGGGATGGAGTAA
- a CDS encoding AAA family ATPase — MKTLGLTLGKFAPLHKGHQFMFETALREVDELIVVIYETTVSPVPLQVRANWIRKLYPAVRVIEAWDGPDGYSDDREHEIREEQYILGLLKGERVTHFYSSEFYGEHMSLALGAIDRRVDEARVQVPVSATMVRSDPYKYRDYVSGSVYRDLITKVVFVGAMSTGKSTITEALARKYGTSFASEYGRDYWTDHQVDRRIGLEAFDEIAVGHLEREEQVLLEANRYLFVDTNAITTYMYALDYHGKAPELLTRLALENAQRYDLFFLCEDDIPYDDTWDRSGDQKRHVFHQQIIGDLKERRIPYIPLRGTLEERMAKVDRVLAAFKPYGNYFGELEH, encoded by the coding sequence ATGAAGACACTTGGATTAACACTCGGGAAGTTCGCTCCGCTACATAAAGGGCATCAGTTCATGTTCGAGACGGCGCTGCGGGAGGTTGACGAGCTGATTGTGGTGATCTATGAGACGACCGTCTCTCCGGTGCCGCTGCAGGTTAGGGCCAACTGGATTCGCAAGCTCTATCCTGCCGTCCGGGTAATAGAAGCCTGGGATGGCCCTGACGGATACTCCGATGACAGGGAGCATGAGATCCGGGAGGAGCAGTATATTCTCGGGCTGCTGAAGGGCGAGCGGGTGACGCATTTTTATTCGAGTGAATTCTATGGAGAGCATATGAGTCTGGCACTGGGCGCTATTGACCGGCGGGTGGATGAAGCGAGGGTGCAGGTGCCGGTATCGGCCACGATGGTCCGTTCCGACCCCTACAAATACCGTGATTACGTAAGCGGGAGTGTGTACCGTGATTTGATTACGAAGGTCGTGTTTGTAGGGGCGATGTCTACCGGTAAGTCGACGATTACCGAAGCACTTGCCCGGAAGTACGGCACGTCCTTCGCCAGCGAATACGGGCGGGATTACTGGACGGACCATCAGGTGGACCGGCGGATTGGGCTGGAGGCTTTTGACGAGATTGCGGTGGGGCATCTGGAGCGGGAGGAGCAGGTGCTGCTTGAGGCCAATAGGTATTTATTCGTCGATACGAATGCGATCACCACGTATATGTATGCGCTGGATTACCACGGGAAGGCTCCCGAACTGCTAACCCGGCTGGCCCTGGAGAATGCGCAGCGCTACGACCTGTTCTTCCTGTGCGAGGATGACATTCCGTATGACGATACCTGGGACCGCAGCGGGGACCAGAAGCGGCATGTATTCCACCAGCAGATTATCGGGGACCTGAAGGAGCGGCGGATTCCCTATATTCCGCTGCGGGGCACCCTCGAAGAGCGGATGGCCAAGGTGGACCGGGTGCTTGCCGCGTTCAAGCCGTACGGGAATTATTTCGGAGAGCTGGAGCATTGA
- a CDS encoding lantibiotic immunity ABC transporter MutG family permease subunit has translation MNALPGLLRADLLKMRRTPFLLIHLLTPLIGAGLFMAYYSISAASEAGKVMGFMQAVACAFPTLIGLVCAMAAEQEASTGGFQGMLALPAARSTTYTSKLLLLLGFSLGAILLIFVLFSVGFAGMLGQDRHGILFYLTGSVILFASNILLYLLHFALSLRFGRGVSIGIGITGSLLAALMLTGLGDILWPYIPFAWGGRFLSLLEFQHSGGLPSFADTGLATGVSICIGATIAAGLLSMLWFYKWEGRSADN, from the coding sequence ATGAATGCACTTCCCGGTCTGCTCAGAGCCGATCTGCTCAAAATGCGGCGCACCCCGTTTCTCCTGATCCATCTGCTGACCCCGCTGATCGGTGCCGGTCTGTTCATGGCCTATTACTCCATCTCTGCTGCCAGTGAAGCGGGCAAGGTGATGGGGTTCATGCAGGCAGTCGCTTGTGCGTTTCCTACCCTCATCGGGCTGGTCTGTGCGATGGCGGCGGAGCAGGAGGCTAGCACCGGAGGATTCCAGGGAATGCTTGCTCTGCCTGCGGCAAGAAGCACTACCTATACAAGCAAGCTGCTGCTCCTGCTGGGCTTCAGCCTGGGGGCTATCCTGCTGATCTTCGTCCTCTTCAGCGTGGGCTTTGCCGGAATGCTGGGGCAGGACCGGCACGGCATACTCTTTTATCTCACCGGGTCCGTGATCCTGTTCGCAAGCAATATTCTGCTCTATCTGCTTCATTTCGCGCTCAGCCTGCGCTTCGGCCGGGGCGTCTCTATCGGCATAGGAATCACTGGAAGCCTGCTCGCTGCCCTGATGCTGACTGGTCTTGGCGATATCCTGTGGCCGTATATCCCCTTCGCCTGGGGGGGCCGCTTCCTCTCCCTGCTGGAGTTTCAGCATTCGGGAGGGTTGCCGTCTTTTGCCGACACGGGATTGGCCACCGGCGTATCCATCTGCATAGGAGCAACGATAGCTGCGGGCCTCCTAAGTATGTTATGGTTCTACAAGTGGGAGGGCCGTTCTGCGGATAACTAG
- a CDS encoding VOC family protein produces MKIRQLKLRTNHLEDMKTFYSEVLQMPVIEESDTSFAVSAGESVISFENNSQHVFYHYAFYVDELHFGRVLDTIQAHVPLLQDEEGQTEFFSGLWQRKQLYFRDPQGNILEILPSGERSALENGWLRVQEIGLPAEHIDELRFQIHMIKDEMARASETIAFYGDSYGVFVLVQEGRAWFPTEEAAIASPVEVVIEHDQPLETLHYSYTGACRRRLHHRLQFLRGEIQTIPRA; encoded by the coding sequence ATGAAGATCAGACAATTGAAGCTGAGAACCAATCACTTGGAGGATATGAAGACATTTTACAGTGAAGTTCTTCAGATGCCAGTAATTGAAGAGAGCGATACATCGTTTGCGGTGAGTGCGGGCGAGAGCGTAATCTCTTTTGAAAATAATTCCCAGCACGTATTCTATCACTATGCCTTCTATGTAGATGAGCTGCATTTCGGCAGAGTCCTGGATACCATCCAGGCTCATGTCCCCCTATTGCAGGATGAAGAGGGGCAGACCGAATTCTTTTCCGGGCTCTGGCAACGCAAGCAGCTCTATTTCCGGGACCCGCAAGGCAACATTCTGGAAATTCTGCCCTCCGGTGAGAGGTCTGCGCTTGAGAACGGCTGGCTGCGGGTGCAGGAAATTGGGCTGCCAGCCGAACATATAGATGAACTGCGCTTCCAGATACACATGATTAAGGACGAAATGGCAAGAGCCTCAGAGACTATAGCGTTCTATGGCGATTCGTATGGCGTATTTGTGCTCGTCCAGGAAGGCCGGGCCTGGTTCCCTACAGAGGAGGCCGCCATCGCTTCGCCCGTGGAAGTTGTTATAGAGCATGACCAACCGCTGGAAACTTTGCATTACAGTTATACTGGTGCTTGCAGGCGCAGGCTCCATCATCGGCTACAATTCCTCCGAGGCGAAATACAAACTATTCCGCGAGCATAG